Proteins encoded together in one Benincasa hispida cultivar B227 chromosome 1, ASM972705v1, whole genome shotgun sequence window:
- the LOC120088985 gene encoding ATP-dependent Clp protease proteolytic subunit 3, chloroplastic, producing the protein MELSFTYAPSSSPHRLMRIDHGLPSSYFPISIPSKHSHGGNSTSNAFRIRNSVPVVNPSFNSSSLRRTLSSSWDVLDNYSASSAPSLPRFEELDTTNMLLRQRIIFLGSQVDDMTADFIISQLLFLDAEDPTKDIKLFINSPGGSVTAGMGIYDAMKLCKADVSTICLGLAASMGAFLLASGSKGKRFCMPNGRVMIHQPLGTAGGKATEMSIRIREMTYHKIKLNKIFSRITGKPLEQIELDTDRDNFMNPWEAKDYGLIDEVIDDGKPGLIAPTAEATPPPKTRVWDLWKVEGSRKTKKNLPSENKILQNGYQEGQGSDEERGSQQETEETSPV; encoded by the exons ATGGAGTTGAGTTTCACGTACGCACCTTCTTCTTCGCCTCATAGGCTTATGCGCATCGACCATGGACTTCCATCTTCTTACTTTCCAATTTCCATTCCTTCGAAGCACTCCCATGGCGGCAATTCCACTTCTAATGCTTTTAGAATCAGAAATTCGGTTCCTGTAGTAAACCCCTCGTTTAATTCCTCTTCTCTCAGACGGACCTTATCCAGTAGTTGGGATGTTTTGGACAACTATTCTGCATCTTCCGCTCCATCGCTTCCTCGATTCGAAGAGCTTGACACTACTAACATGCTCCTCCGCCAGCGAATCATCTTCTTGGGTTCTCAG GTTGATGACATGACGGCAGATTTCATCATAAGCCAACTACTCTTTCTTGATGCTGAAGACCCAACCAaagatattaaattgtttatcaACTCACCTGGTGGCTCTGTCACTGCTG GAATGGGAATATATGATGCAATGAAGTTGTGCAAGGCCGATGTTTCAACCATTTGTCTGGGACTTGCTGCATCCATGGGAGCATTTCTTCTAGCATCTGGTTCAAAGGGAAAGCGATTCTGCATGCCCAATGGAAGAGTGATGATCCATCAACCTCTTGGAACAGCTGGAGGAAAA GCAACAGAGATGAGCATACGGATACGAGAAATGACATATCACAAGATTAAGCTAAACAAAATTTTTTCTAGAATCACAGGAAAGCCACTAGAACAG ATTGAACTGGACACAGATCGTGATAATTTTATGAATCCTTGGGAAGCTAAGGATTATGGTTTGATTGATGAAGTTATTGATGATGGGAAGCCAGGACTTATCGCTCCAACTGCAGAGGCAACTCCGCCGCCAAAGACCCGAGTATGGGATCTATGGAAGGTTGAAGGAAGTCGGAAAACTAAGAAGAATTTGCCTTCAGAAAACAAGATTTTGCAGAATGGATATCAAGAGGGTCAAGGAAGTGATGAGGAGCGCGGTAGCCAGCAGGAGACGGAAGAAACGAGTCCAGTATGA
- the LOC120077223 gene encoding agamous-like MADS-box protein AGL82, translating into MGRGKLSLNLIPNRKSRISTFKKRKNSLMKKAYELSTLCDVQTCVLVHGPASLPTEDPSQSDPEFHTWPSDRTHLEAMIRAYKTTRSCNFQKCKCFGLTDYFSDRKRKIESETCKLREKFMCPKWDEWLDRLSEHELREFMEGLDAKIEAANGMIDFMELADHENLFGELCSENSVQMGEDSIPQVLIPSVDDLFATGANHTEEDVMALDAVSYTHLDVYKRQE; encoded by the coding sequence ATGGGAAGAGGAAAATTGAGCTTGAATCTGATTCCGAATCGGAAATCTCGAATCTCGACGTTCAAGAAGAGGAAGAACAGTTTGATGAAGAAGGCTTACGAGCTCTCCACCCTTTGCGACGTTCAAACATGCGTTCTCGTCCATGGCCCTGCTTCTTTGCCCACTGAAGATCCTTCCCAATCTGACCCTGAATTTCACACTTGGCCTTCCGATCGCACTCACCTTGAAGCTATGATTCGAGCCTACAAAACCACCCGCTCCTGTAATTTCCAGAAATGCAAGTGTTTCGGTTTGACTGACTATTTCTCGGATCGGAAGAGGAAAATCGAATCAGAGACGTGTAAGCTCCGTGAGAAATTCATGTGCCCTAAGTGGGATGAGTGGCTTGATCGTTTGTCGGAACACGAATTGAGAGAATTCATGGAAGGACTGGATGCGAAAATTGAAGCCGCCAATGGAATGATCGATTTCATGGAATTAGCCGATCACGAAAATCTGTTTGGGGAGTTGTGTTCGGAAAATTCAGTTCAAATGGGAGAGGATTCCATTCCTCAAGTATTGATTCCGTCTGTTGATGACTTGTTTGCGACTGGGGCTAACCATACTGAAGAAGATGTGATGGCCTTggatgctgtctcttatacacatctagatgtgtataagagacaggaa